The genomic DNA CCGGGCTGCACGAAGCTCCGGTAGAAGGACCGCATGGCCCTTCGCTTTCTCCAGCCCGACCTGACAGAGGGGAGCGGCAAGGCGGGGGGACGTAGCCAGGCGGAACCGATGGCTCAGCCGAACGGGAGATCAACCGCCTCGGTAGCGTACATCGCAATCGAGCCAGTCTACCATAGCCCCCGGGGGACCCGGCCGCCGGCCGCCCGATCCGGAGCCGCGCTGCGTTGCTTGACATTCCTCGGACCCCGGGCTAGCATGCGCCAATTGCCGTGGGTAGGGCATCCTCGAGAATTCCATGATCGACGTCCTGCTCGCTCACTCCTATTTCCTCAAGTACGACCCCAAGCAAGTCGACAAGATGCGGCCCTACCCGCCGCTGGCCACGCTATACGCGGCGTCGGCCCTGCGCGAGGCGGGCTACTCCGTCGCGCTCTTCGACGCGATGCTGTCCGACGGCGAGCACGAGTTCGACGAAGCCGTGCGACGCCACCGGCCGCGGTTCGTCGCCCTCTACGAGGACAGCTTCAACTTCCTCGTCAAGATGTGCCTGAGCCGGATGCGCCGGGCCGCTCAGCGGATGAGCGAGATCGCCCGGGAGAACGGAGCCGTCGTCATCGCGGCCGGGCCGGATGTGACCGACAATCCGGACGTCTACTTCCCGCACGGCGTCCAGTACGCCTTGATCGGCGAGGCCGATCGCACCCTGCGCGACCTGATCGACATCCTCGACAGGCGGGTGACTCGTCCCCTGGACGAGCTGGACGGCCTGGCTCTGCCGGATCCGGCGGCGCCGGCGGGCGTTCGCCGGACCCGGCCTCGCACGCCGGAGCGCCGTCCCGATTCCTTCCGCTTCCCCGCCTGGGATCTCGTGGACGTCGAGCGGTACCGGGCCGCGTGGCGTCAGGCTCACGGCTACTTCAGCCTCAGCATGGTCAGCACCCGGGGCTGCCCGTTCCACTGCAACTGGTGCGCCAAGCCGGTCTGGGGCCAGCGATACGCCATGCGGTCGGCGGCCAATGTCGCCGAGGAGCTCGACCTCGTCAAACGCACGCTGCGGCCCGACCACATCTGGTTCGCCGACGACATCTTCGGGTTGCGACCCCAGTGGGTGGCGGACTTCGCGCGTGAGGTACAGGCGCGGGACGCCGCAGTCCCGTTCATGATCCAGTCCCGGGCGGACCTGATGACGGAGCAGGCGATCACGGGCCTGGCCGCAGCCGGCTGCGTCGAGGTCTGGCTGGGGGCCGAGAGCGGCAGCCAGCGGATCCTGGACGCGATGGACAAGGGGATCACCGTCGGCCAGATCGTGACCGCCCGGACCCGGCTCAAGGCCGCCGGGATCAAGGTCGGGTATTTCCTCCAGTTCGGATACCCGGGCGAGGACTTCCAGGACATCCTGGCCACCGTGCAGCTGGTACGCGATACCCTGCCCGACCGCATCGGCGTCAGCGTCAGCTACCCCCTGCCAGGCACCAAGTTCCACCAGATGGTGAAGGATCAACTCGGCCCCAAGACCAACTGGGTGGACAGCAACGACCTGGCGATGATGTTCCGGGGCACCTACGAGACCACCTTCTACCGGCGGCTGCACCGGCTCCTGCATGCCGACCTCGAGCTTCGCCTGGCATCCGCCAATGGGCCCCCCGATGTGGCCACCCGGGCGGCGCTGAGCGGTCTGGACGAGGAGTGGACGGAGCTGGCCGAGACGGAGGCGCAGTATCGCAACGTCTCGCCGACCCTCATCGCCAAGGACGCCGCGTTGCCGGTCGCGCCGGATCTGAGCCGCGAGTGGAACTGACCAGCGTCGATCCTCGACTGCTCGACACCCGGCGCGCGTTCGACAGCGTCGCCGCCGACTACGACGGCCCCCGCGGGAACAACGAGCTGATCCAGTGGATGCGCCGCCGCATGTGGCGAACCCTCACCGGGCTCTTTCCCCCGGAGGCGCGACTGCTGGACCTGGGCTGTGGCACGGGGCTCGACGCCGTCCACCTGGCGGCGCAGGGGTACGACATCGTCGCCACCGACTGGTCCCCCCGGATGGTCGCGCGCACCCAGGCCCGGGCCGCCGAGGCGGGCGTCCGAATCCGGGTCGAGGTGCTGGGCATCCAGGAGCTCGCCCGGCTCGATGGCGAGCGCTTCGACGGCATTTACTCCAACCTGGGGCCGATGAACTGCGTCCCCGATCTGTCGGCGGTCGCCCGCGCGGCGGCCGCCGTGCTCGAGCCACGAGGCCGGATGGTGGCGACCGTCATGGGACGGATCTGTCCCTGGGAGTTCCTCTACTACGTCGGGCGGGGACGCTGGGAGCGCGCGCGCATCCGGAGCGCCCGGGGCATCGTGCCGGTCGGCATGAACCGCCACACGGTGTGGACGGCCTACTACACGCCGCGCGAGTTCTACCGGCCGTTCGCCGATCGGTTCGAGCTGACTGCCTGTCGCGCCCTCGGTCTCTTCCTGCCGCCCCCCTACCTCGTCCGGGTCCGCGAACGGCTCCCCCGGTTGTGCGGGCTGCTGGGCTGGCTCGACGACCGACTGGGCGGCTTGCCGCTTCTCCGCAATGCGGGAGACCACTTCCTGATGGTGCTGACGAAGCGCGTCTGACAGTGCCCGAGCGGCCCGGGTGAGCTAAGGCCGGGGTGAAGATCCGCGCGTTCCGGGGCTACCGATACGCCGGCGGCCAGCGCGACCTGACCAAGGTCGTGGCGCCGCCCTACGACCAGATCAGCCCCGACCTTCAGGACCGCCTCTATGCGCTGAGCCCGGTCAACATCGTCCGCGTCTCGTACCCCCGGGACGGTGCCGGCGACAAATATCAGGAGGCCGGCCGGGCGCTCGACGCCTGGCTCGCCCAGGGCGTGTGGGCGCGCGACGACCGGCCGGCGATCTATCCGTACCATCAAACCTACACCGTGGCCGGGCAGCCCGTGACGCGGTCGGGGTTCGTCGCCCTCGGGGAGGTCTCGGAGTACTCGGCGGGCATCGTCCGGCCCCACGAGCGGACCCACGCCGGGCCGAAGCAGGATCGGATGCGGCTGCTGGAGGCGACCGCAGCCGACATCGGCCTGCTCTTCATGCTGACCGGCGACCCGGACGGCGACCTCCTCCGGGCGGCGGCGCCGACGGGACCGCCGATCGCCGAGGCCCGCGACCTCAAGGGCGAGCTGCACCGGCTCTGGCGCATCACCGAGCCGGCCACCGTCGCGCGGATCCAGTCGCTCATGGCCCCGCGGTCGGTCATCATCGCCGACGGCCACCACCGCTATGAGACGGCGGTCGAGTACGCGCGCCGCCACCCGGACGCCCGTCACAAGCTCATGGCCCTCTTCACGCTGGAGGCCCCGGGGCTCACGATCTTCCCGAACCACCGCCTGGTCCGGCGTCTGGAGGATTTTTCCCTGGACCGACTCCGGCGAACCGCCGCGCCCTGGTTCGACGCGGCGCCTCTGCCCGATCCCCTCGCCTTTCGGCCCACGAACCGCGCGATCGGGGTGGTAGCCGGCGGCGAGGCCGCCGTCCTCACCCTGCGCGACGGCGCGTTCGACCGCATCGCCTGGCCGGCGGCCGCCTCGCGGGCGTGGCGTGAGCTGGCGGTCTCCATCCTCCACGAAGGGATCCTGCGGCCACTCCTCGACATCACCGACACGAAGCTCGACGCCCGAACCCACGTGGACTACACGGCCGAGCAGGCCGAGGCCGTCCGGCTCGCCCGCGAGGGACGGTGCCAGGCCGCATTCCTGATCGCCCCGACCACGCCCGAGGAGCTTCAGGCGGTCGTCCGGGGCGGCGAGCTGCTCCCGCAGAAGTCGACGCACTTCTACCCGAAGCTCCTGGACGGCCTCGTCTTCGCCCGGCCGGGCGAGGAATAGGCGACGTACCCACCGTGGACGCGCAGCCCTTCCGGGTCCGGATCGCCGAGGAGGTCCTCGCGGATCTCCGCGAGCGGCTCCGCCGCGCGCGCTGGCCGGACGAGGTCCCGGGAGCGGGCTGGTGCTACGGGACCGACCTGACCTACCTCCGGCAGCTCGTCGACTACTGGCGGGACCGTTACGACTTCCGCCCTCACGAGGCCCGGCTGAACGAGTTCCGCCAGTTCACGGTCCCGCTGGCCGGCGTCGAGCTGCACTTCATCCACCAGCCAGGCGTGGGCCCTCGCCCGCTGCCCCTGCTCCTGTCACACGGCTGGCCGGGCTCCGTCTGGGAGTTCCACAAGCTCATCCCCTTCCTCACCGATCCAGGGCGGTTCGGCGGCGACCCGGCGGACGCCTTCACGGTCGTGGCTCCCTCGCTGCCCGGCTACGTCTTCTCGTTCCGCCCAGGTCAGCCGCGCCTCGGCGTCCCCGAGATGGCCGACGTCTTTGCGACGTTGATGGCGGAAGTGCTCGGCTATCCGAGATTCGGCGCCCAGGGC from Candidatus Methylomirabilota bacterium includes the following:
- a CDS encoding radical SAM protein; translated protein: MIDVLLAHSYFLKYDPKQVDKMRPYPPLATLYAASALREAGYSVALFDAMLSDGEHEFDEAVRRHRPRFVALYEDSFNFLVKMCLSRMRRAAQRMSEIARENGAVVIAAGPDVTDNPDVYFPHGVQYALIGEADRTLRDLIDILDRRVTRPLDELDGLALPDPAAPAGVRRTRPRTPERRPDSFRFPAWDLVDVERYRAAWRQAHGYFSLSMVSTRGCPFHCNWCAKPVWGQRYAMRSAANVAEELDLVKRTLRPDHIWFADDIFGLRPQWVADFAREVQARDAAVPFMIQSRADLMTEQAITGLAAAGCVEVWLGAESGSQRILDAMDKGITVGQIVTARTRLKAAGIKVGYFLQFGYPGEDFQDILATVQLVRDTLPDRIGVSVSYPLPGTKFHQMVKDQLGPKTNWVDSNDLAMMFRGTYETTFYRRLHRLLHADLELRLASANGPPDVATRAALSGLDEEWTELAETEAQYRNVSPTLIAKDAALPVAPDLSREWN
- a CDS encoding class I SAM-dependent methyltransferase; the protein is MELTSVDPRLLDTRRAFDSVAADYDGPRGNNELIQWMRRRMWRTLTGLFPPEARLLDLGCGTGLDAVHLAAQGYDIVATDWSPRMVARTQARAAEAGVRIRVEVLGIQELARLDGERFDGIYSNLGPMNCVPDLSAVARAAAAVLEPRGRMVATVMGRICPWEFLYYVGRGRWERARIRSARGIVPVGMNRHTVWTAYYTPREFYRPFADRFELTACRALGLFLPPPYLVRVRERLPRLCGLLGWLDDRLGGLPLLRNAGDHFLMVLTKRV
- a CDS encoding DUF1015 domain-containing protein, with product MKIRAFRGYRYAGGQRDLTKVVAPPYDQISPDLQDRLYALSPVNIVRVSYPRDGAGDKYQEAGRALDAWLAQGVWARDDRPAIYPYHQTYTVAGQPVTRSGFVALGEVSEYSAGIVRPHERTHAGPKQDRMRLLEATAADIGLLFMLTGDPDGDLLRAAAPTGPPIAEARDLKGELHRLWRITEPATVARIQSLMAPRSVIIADGHHRYETAVEYARRHPDARHKLMALFTLEAPGLTIFPNHRLVRRLEDFSLDRLRRTAAPWFDAAPLPDPLAFRPTNRAIGVVAGGEAAVLTLRDGAFDRIAWPAAASRAWRELAVSILHEGILRPLLDITDTKLDARTHVDYTAEQAEAVRLAREGRCQAAFLIAPTTPEELQAVVRGGELLPQKSTHFYPKLLDGLVFARPGEE